The following is a genomic window from Hymenobacter gelipurpurascens.
CAGGACCGCCTCTTCACCATTGGCTCCTCGCTGGCTTCCGATCCGGAAAAATCAAAGATGAAGATTCCGGATTTGCACGCCGAAGACATTGCGCTGCTGGAGCAGGAAATGGACCGCATGAATGAAACGCTGCCTGAGTTGCGCGTATTCATCTTGCCCGGTGGCCACCCTGCCGTATCATTTGCCCACGTGGCCCGGTGCGTCTGCCGGCGCGCAGAGAGGCTTGTTATCCACCTGCGCGAGGATTCGTTTGTGGCTGACCTCGTGGTCATGTACCTCAACCGTTTGTCTGACTACCTCTTCGTGCTCAGCCGCCAAATGGCCCACGAGCTAGGCGCCGAAGAAGTTAGCTGGAAGCCCCGGATGTAAGGAGAAGTCCCTCCGTTTTTCACCCCTCGATCTGCGGCTCGGCCGCCCCCTTTTTCCACCCCAAAACCAGCAGCGGGCTGCCGTCGTTTCAAGACTCCCGCCCGACGCTATTCGTTTCCCTTCCCACCCACCTCCTCCGCTTATGCTTGACACCCTCACTATCCAGACCCAGCGCACCAGCGCTTCGCGTCTGCCCGAAGTAGACTTCGACCATCTTGACTTCGGCAAGACCTTCTCCGACCATATGCTGGTAGTTGACTACCACGATGGCGAGTGGCAGGAGCCCCAGATTGTTCCTTTCGGCGACATGGCCGTAAGCCCGGCTAATTCTGCTCTGCACTATGGCCAGGCCATTTTCGAGGGCATGAAGGCCTACAAAAACGAGAAAGGCGAGGTATATATCTTTCGCCCTTCCGATAACTTACACCGCCTGAATGCTTCGGCCGAGCGCATGTGCATGCCTACGGTTCCGGAGGAGCTCTTTATGCAGGGCCTCACCCAGCTCCTGCGTCTGGACAACGAATGGATTCCGAGTTTTGCAGGCAGTGCGCTATACATCCGGCCCTTTATGTTTGCCACCGATGGCATGCTGGGAGTGCGTCCCTCCGACTCCTACCGGTTCATGATTATTACGTGCCCCGTAGGCCTGTATTACAATAAGCCGCTACGTGTGCGCTTCGAGGAGAAGTATGTGCGCTCTGCTGAAGGCGGCGCTGGCTTCGCTAAAAATGCCGGCAACTACGGTGCGGCCATGTACCCCACCAAGCTAGCGCAGCAGGAAGGCTACAACCAGCTCATCTGGACCGATGCTTCGGAACACCGCTACGTAGAAGAATCAGGCACCATGAACGCCATGTTCGTGATTGATGGCCGCGTGATAACGCCCGCGCTCAGCTCGTCTATTCTGGATGGCATCACGCGCCGCAGCGTGCTCCAACTGGCTCGCGACTGGGATATTCCGGTAGAAGAACGGAAGGTGTCTGCTCTGGAAATTCTGGCGGCTCAGGCCAATGGCACGCTGCAGGAAGCTTTTGGGGTAGGCACGGCCGCCAC
Proteins encoded in this region:
- a CDS encoding cob(I)yrinic acid a,c-diamide adenosyltransferase, which produces MKIYTKTGDQGLTSLIGGTRVPKSSLRIDCYGTVDELNSYIGLVRDQEVNAARRPLLKEIQDRLFTIGSSLASDPEKSKMKIPDLHAEDIALLEQEMDRMNETLPELRVFILPGGHPAVSFAHVARCVCRRAERLVIHLREDSFVADLVVMYLNRLSDYLFVLSRQMAHELGAEEVSWKPRM
- a CDS encoding branched-chain amino acid aminotransferase, with product MLDTLTIQTQRTSASRLPEVDFDHLDFGKTFSDHMLVVDYHDGEWQEPQIVPFGDMAVSPANSALHYGQAIFEGMKAYKNEKGEVYIFRPSDNLHRLNASAERMCMPTVPEELFMQGLTQLLRLDNEWIPSFAGSALYIRPFMFATDGMLGVRPSDSYRFMIITCPVGLYYNKPLRVRFEEKYVRSAEGGAGFAKNAGNYGAAMYPTKLAQQEGYNQLIWTDASEHRYVEESGTMNAMFVIDGRVITPALSSSILDGITRRSVLQLARDWDIPVEERKVSALEILAAQANGTLQEAFGVGTAATIAPMSVIGYQGEDYPLPTPPANAFSHRVSEALAAIRSGLAPDPHGWMVRV